In Anaerobaca lacustris, the sequence CATCGTAATCCAGGTATGGCGGATTTGCCATACGCAATGACGGCGTTTCTTGTGAGGAGTAAGCTATGCGACCCAGGATCGTTCGTTTGCTGCTGTGTGCGGGTCTTCTGGCGGTTCTGTCCCCGGTCATCGCGATGGCCGCCGCGCCGCAGAATATCATTCTCATCGGCTGGGATGGGGCCGAGCGGGAGGGCGTCGATCAGGCCTTGTCACGCAAGGAGTTGCCCAATCTGCAGAGGCTTATCGATCAGGGCGTCCTCGTCAAGATCCACGGCGAGGGCGTTGTCAACGCCGATGGGGCCTGGACGCAGGTTCTCACGGGCTACCTGCCCAAGCAGGCCGGTTCCGGTCAGGGGCAGTCCGAGGCCGCGCGGAAGGGCGCGACCGTTTTCGAGCGGCTGAAGAGCCACTTCGGCCCGGACAAGTTCGTCGCCGCTTCGGTGATCGGCAGGCGGCAGGCGCCCGCCGGGCTGCGGCCGGCGATCCTCGAAATCGCCGAGGATGGTCTGCTGCGCGACGACAAGGTCGGCGCCCGGGCCGTCGAGCTGCTGGCCAGGTACAGGGACAAGCCCTTCTTTCTTCTCGTGCGTTTTGCCCAGGTCGATAGTGCCGCCCGCACATACGGCTCGAACTCGAGGCAATACAGCGAGGCCCTGATCTCCAACGATCAGTGGACCGGGCGGATCGTGGACAGGCTCAGAACGCTCGGACTGGCCGACAAGACCCAGGTCTATGTCACCGCCGGCCACGGTCCCAGCGGAGCCGACCAGGACCTCACGCCGCCCGCCTTCCTGGTGACCGACAACAAGGCGGTCCATCGCGACGGCCGCCGTCAGGACATTGCGCCGACGATCCTGGAGGCATTCGGGTTGGATCTGGGCAAGATCGAGCCGCCGCTGGACGGTATCTCGTTGACGAAAGCGGACACGCGCCCGCCCATCATGGTCGCATCGCGCCAGCCTGACGTCGTCTACGTGCCGACGCCGCAGGTTGTTGTGGACAAGATGCTGGAGATGGCCCAGGTCAAGCAGAGCGACATTGTTTATGACCTCGGCTGTGGCGATGGGCGGATCGTCGTCACCGCCGCCAAACGCTTCGGCTGCAGGGCCTTCGGCTATGACATCGATCCCCAGCGCGTCGCCGAGTCGCTCGAGAACGTCGAGGCCAACGGCGTCGGCCACCTCGTCACCATCGAGCAGCGGGACATCTTCACGCTCGATCTGAGCGGCGTCGATGTCGTGACGCTGTACCTGCTGCCCAGCCTGAACGTCAAGCTGATCCCCCAGTTGGAGAAGCTCAAGCCGGGCTCGCGAATCGTCTCGCACGATTTCGACATGAAGGGCGTCGAACCCGATGAGGTCGTCGAAGTCCGAGAGAACGGCAACTACATCAGCCACACGGTCTACCTGTGGACCGCGCCGCTGAAGAAGACCGAGCAGCCCGATTCCGACGACGACGGGGGTTGGTAAGCGCGACACTCCGACGCCAAAGAGCAGGGCGATCGCGTTCCCCGCGTCCCGGTACTTACCGGCAGCGGTCGGCGATTGGTGATCGTGGCGGCAGGGGCGGCGGTCCTCAGGGGAGACCACGCGGAGTCGTGGGGTCAGCCGTAGGTGTTTCCGGTGTCGTCGACGTAGAGTTCGCCTTTGGCCTGACTGAGGACGGCGGTTGCTTCCGGGACCTCGGTGAGGTCGGGGACTTTGAGCAGGCGGAAGCACTTGCGGCACCGCATTCGGCGGTCGGCGGCGGTGGCGTCCAGCCACCAGCGATAGCCACAACGAGGACACTGAGCGATGATATGCATCCGATAACCTCTGCTTCAGCGATTACTTAGAGTTTCCTGCCCCTATATAGTCGTCCGGCGACGCCGTTTATTTTGAGGGCCATCCGGTTTTCTTGCAGCGACCCCAGGCGATCTGTCCTGTAATATAGAGGCTTCCAGTGCCGGATTGGTCACAGGGCAATGGAAAAAATCTCGCGGCTGTCGCGGGCACAGATACCACTTGATTGGCCCCCATAATTGTGGTAACATAAAGGCTATTGGGGGACAAAAAGCAGTGAACGTTTGCATCGGAAAAAAATCTCTGGACATTCTTGACATGGCGGCTGCTGCCAGGCCGTTCGCTCGGCGGTTGCTGACCGGCTGCAGCGAGGCGGCCGAACCCGTGCATGTCGACGTCCACGTCCGATCATACAGCGATTCTGCTCCACTGGCCATACCGACGCCGCGACCGCAACCGGGCCGCCTGCCGGTCGGCAGCCTTCTTGACTGTTACGTCTGAAGGCGTAACTTGCTTTTTCACAAGCCTTTACATCTCCGTTGTGGACGTGCTGCGCGCGGGCCGGTGGCCAGAACGATCGAGCGGCGGGTGTGGCGACCTCGGCGGGGCGCAAGAAAACGGGGGCCACTACGCCATCCTTGGCCGGGCCCCACGACTCGATCTGGAATGCTGGTAAGGTCTTTATATTCCTGAGGTTAGGATGTTCTGTGCGGCCGAAACGATGTTCTCGTGGCTCGTCAGTTGCCCGGAGAGGAGCAGTTGACGGGCCTCCTCGATGGCGGTGGCCTCGACCTCGGCGGAGTCCTTGGCTTTGCCGATCAGATCGTCGAAGCTGACGTGCAGGGCGGCATCGGCGTCGTTTGTCCGGCGTGCGACGATGGGATCGGTACTCGGAACGGACGACTGCCCTATCAGGTGTCCGACGCTGTTGGTATTGATATTCTGTATCATCTGCCACATTCCTTTCGTCGCTGCGTTTCTACCTTCCTTTTCGTATGAGCCGGCGGAATCTTTAGGGCCAACCGGCAAAAAAAAGCGCCCGATAATCGCGGCGTCGCCATCTTTGGAAGGACGTGCCGCCTGCAGCGCCAAGGGCGATCTCTATTGTTTCTCGCGATCGAGCGTCTCGGCCACCTCGTAGGCGACGAACCGGCCGAACTTCAATGGGCTGACCAGCACCAACTCCTCTTCCAGAGGAGGGGGGCCGAACAGCCGCAGATCGTTGCTGAAATAACGTCGGATCCGTTTCTGAATGCTGCGATCGGAACTGTCCCAGATCTGTTCGAGGCCCCATACCAGTTGACCGTCGGTCAGATCGAGCAGCTTCAGTCGCAGGCCGATGGTCATGTGCGGATAGGGGGTGTATTCCGTGATGGTCCCGATGAGCAGGCCGTTGCATTTCAGCGTGTCGCGCATGGTCAGGAGCTGTTTGAGCGCCTGGAGAGAGTCGAGGTTTTCCTGGAGGCTCCTCCAGTCAGGATTGTCCTGGCGGACGATGGTCAGGCCGAAGAGTTGTTTCTTCTGGAGGGCCATGAACAGCGCGTCGGTCAGGTCGGTCGACATTTGGGGGTGGCCTGAGCTGTTGTTCAACTCGACCAGCGCGATACGGCCCAGGTTGTTGAGATCCTTATATGGGTTCAGGTAGAACGAGTTGGCCATGCCGCCGTCTTCGCGCGGAGATTCGCAGCCGCACAGCAGGGTGGCCGGGAGCAGGACCATTGTCCACAGCAGAACCCGCCCCGTGCGGCCAGACCGTGCGGCGTGGTCGGAGGACACGATGAAGCAGCGATCGGACCCGGTTGGACTACGGCGCATGACGTTCACCTGCCACTGAGGAGTTCGGTTCATTGGCACCTTGCTCGCCGTACGGTTTGGCGTTCAGCGTGGCGGCGTGCCGGCGCTCGATGTTGCTGGCATCCGCCTCGCCCCCGAGAATCTCGAGGACCTTGAGCAGTGCCTCCAACTGGGCCTTCGCGGCATCCCGCATCTCGCCTCGGAAGCCGAGGATGTTGGCCTTCCAGTTGTTCAACTCGCCGAGCATCTCGATGAGAAGCTCGTTGGCTTCTCCGAGTTCCTTTTGGGTCCTTTTGAGCTTCGCTTCGAGCGTGGCGATTTGCTGCAACAGGGCCTCGTTGTCGGACGCGAGACGCTGATTCTCCTCCCGCAACGCGACAGTCTGGTCCGAGAGACGGGCGTACTTCTCCGACAACTCGATTGCCGATTCGACCGCTGTTCGGCCCTCCAACGGCGTGTCCTGGAACCGGTGGGCGCTCGATGCGCTCGATCCGGCGCCGGGTGCATTCGCGCCGGCCGTCTGGCGTTGCTGTTGCGACGGCGCGTTGCAGCCGCAGAGGACAACACCCAGGCCCGCGACCGCCAGCATCGAAGTGATTTGTCCGATCCTGTCCATCTGATCTCTCCTGGCAACCCGATCTCTCATGACGGCTCCGTTTCAGCCGGCGTCGGCGATCCTTCGGGTCCCGAATAGTCACAACGTACGAACGTGGTCTTGCCGCAAGAACAGGTCACCTCCACGAGGGCGAACTGCGCGTGGTTTTCCGTGATGCGAATCTTCGCCGGGGCCGAGGCATGCGGCGACGCGCCGGGGGTCGGCGCCGCCGTCGGGTCCAGAGCGAGGCGAAAGGGGC encodes:
- a CDS encoding alkaline phosphatase family protein, which gives rise to MRPRIVRLLLCAGLLAVLSPVIAMAAAPQNIILIGWDGAEREGVDQALSRKELPNLQRLIDQGVLVKIHGEGVVNADGAWTQVLTGYLPKQAGSGQGQSEAARKGATVFERLKSHFGPDKFVAASVIGRRQAPAGLRPAILEIAEDGLLRDDKVGARAVELLARYRDKPFFLLVRFAQVDSAARTYGSNSRQYSEALISNDQWTGRIVDRLRTLGLADKTQVYVTAGHGPSGADQDLTPPAFLVTDNKAVHRDGRRQDIAPTILEAFGLDLGKIEPPLDGISLTKADTRPPIMVASRQPDVVYVPTPQVVVDKMLEMAQVKQSDIVYDLGCGDGRIVVTAAKRFGCRAFGYDIDPQRVAESLENVEANGVGHLVTIEQRDIFTLDLSGVDVVTLYLLPSLNVKLIPQLEKLKPGSRIVSHDFDMKGVEPDEVVEVRENGNYISHTVYLWTAPLKKTEQPDSDDDGGW